One genomic region from Kamptonema formosum PCC 6407 encodes:
- a CDS encoding thymidylate synthase yields the protein MEDNIDDIHIPHVIAGSANQLIRNLIFSVDKYGEDFTEPENSPSSGRINREFLNIQSILTNPRDRLFNSQIKPEIFNPSLAVAKFFYLLSGSNQIEDIAFYSNGARRYTDDGIIMPGAHGSRIFYPVVGIDQFEASAHLIREKKSSKRVTLAIYQPNDCGRKSQDIPCIVSIIFSPRNGKLHTTAYMRANDVYRILCYDLFELTMLAEFMAAYTDIELGYYYHIVTSMHLRGSDDISEAPKLVTEDVFSKSMPSMPKITAGCRLSLVQQEAGIRKKVGFFSISQIYNMIDKITQNNHPYWSDLLITLAIQGFFMTHSVEEVQELLNSLVLPSIFLVSNQHNEYMQKRFEIANKS from the coding sequence ATGGAAGATAACATAGATGATATACACATTCCTCATGTCATCGCTGGTTCTGCCAATCAATTAATTCGGAACTTGATTTTTAGCGTTGATAAATATGGGGAAGATTTTACAGAACCCGAAAATTCTCCAAGTTCAGGGAGAATTAATAGGGAATTTTTAAATATACAAAGTATTTTAACAAACCCTCGCGATCGTTTATTTAATTCACAGATAAAACCAGAGATATTCAATCCTAGTTTGGCAGTAGCTAAATTCTTTTATCTCCTGTCAGGATCTAATCAGATAGAAGATATTGCCTTTTATTCAAACGGTGCTAGAAGATACACAGATGATGGTATAATTATGCCAGGAGCGCATGGTTCTAGGATATTCTACCCTGTAGTTGGTATTGATCAATTTGAAGCATCTGCTCATCTAATTAGAGAAAAAAAAAGTTCAAAGCGAGTGACACTTGCTATTTATCAACCCAATGACTGTGGTAGAAAGTCGCAGGATATTCCCTGTATTGTCAGTATCATATTTTCTCCTCGTAACGGTAAACTTCATACAACAGCTTATATGAGAGCTAACGATGTTTATCGGATACTTTGCTATGACTTATTTGAACTCACGATGTTAGCAGAATTCATGGCTGCTTACACTGATATTGAGCTAGGTTACTACTATCATATTGTTACTTCTATGCACCTGCGTGGATCGGATGATATTTCAGAAGCACCCAAATTGGTCACTGAGGATGTTTTCAGCAAATCCATGCCTTCTATGCCAAAAATTACGGCAGGTTGTCGTTTATCGTTAGTTCAACAAGAAGCTGGCATTAGAAAAAAAGTAGGTTTCTTCAGCATTAGTCAGATATACAATATGATTGATAAAATAACACAAAATAATCATCCTTATTGGTCTGATCTTCTTATTACCCTTGCCATACAAGGCTTTTTCATGACTCATTCTGTAGAAGAAGTACAAGAACTCTTAAATAGCCTTGTACTTCCCTCTATATTTTTGGTAAGTAATCAGCATAATGAGTATATGCAAAAAAGATTTGAGATTGCCAATAAATCTTGA
- a CDS encoding tetratricopeptide repeat protein translates to MDLISLISVCVPVIVTVAIPSIGHFYSRKTKLATHYLLIWQKASSLKQNEALRKKLLDSLRPFPHFYLRKREVAEIEESINQEESIVIVGKPLSGKTRMVYESIRDKPWDVLLPKLVDINPETFILPKRFTLKPWRQKIVILDDLQRWIEVQNFDILLRDLTEKSLIVVATCRSSQEELKVKNYFTAKNLDYGTFFPKRISLKDIEREDAEDIAKKENKDWDKDVVRFNGTVGSIFMKLGVMKGRFESCNIELKTILRVLRQLYRCGIYEENQFFPTKWIKQLSEVKNLSSSDYQWIEWFKQLSDAEFLTLRPRGEGVEAEEVYLEDETIIQPELSRNRLEEMDETLEPFGEESDALIRLGDRAYDLGKIDSDKVHYQHLAIKAYKKALIIYTPSRFPRDYAMTQHNLGNAYQALADVEDKRDNCKKAIKAYEQALNIRTRKEVPMDYAKTMNNLGTAYRNLAEVENKRANCEEAIKAYREALKIRTRKEVPMDYAMTMTNLGAAYRTLAEVENKRKNCKKAIAACEEALEIRTRKEVPNDFAKTHNNLGAAYRTLAEIENKGKNCKEAIKSYLQALKIRTFDKFPIYYANTQNNLGVAYRTLAEVEDKRCNCERAIKAYKKAFRVRKFPELAMDYAQTQNNLGDAYRTLAEVENNKGNCERAIEAYLEALKIRTIETVPMDYAQTQNNLGDAYRTFAEVEDKRGNCERAIEAYRKALEVFAVEKILESSQTVNNKILEINSFLS, encoded by the coding sequence ATGGATCTGATTAGTCTGATTAGTGTATGTGTTCCCGTAATTGTGACCGTAGCAATTCCCTCCATCGGGCATTTTTACAGTCGAAAGACAAAGCTGGCAACCCATTATTTACTCATCTGGCAAAAAGCCTCTAGCCTGAAACAGAATGAAGCGCTGAGGAAAAAATTACTTGACTCTCTGCGACCATTTCCCCATTTCTATCTGAGGAAACGGGAAGTAGCAGAAATTGAGGAGTCGATTAACCAAGAGGAAAGTATTGTGATTGTTGGAAAGCCTCTCAGTGGAAAGACTCGAATGGTCTATGAGTCAATTCGTGATAAGCCTTGGGATGTCCTACTGCCTAAATTGGTTGATATCAATCCAGAAACCTTTATCTTGCCTAAACGCTTCACCCTCAAACCTTGGCGACAGAAAATTGTTATCCTCGACGATCTTCAACGGTGGATAGAGGTGCAAAATTTTGACATCCTCCTGCGGGATCTGACGGAAAAATCCTTGATAGTTGTTGCAACCTGCCGTTCTAGTCAGGAAGAACTTAAAGTCAAAAACTATTTCACTGCTAAGAACCTCGATTATGGAACTTTCTTCCCTAAAAGGATATCATTAAAAGACATAGAACGCGAAGATGCTGAAGATATTGCCAAAAAAGAAAACAAAGACTGGGACAAGGATGTTGTTAGGTTTAACGGTACAGTCGGTTCTATATTTATGAAATTAGGTGTGATGAAAGGTCGTTTTGAGAGTTGTAACATAGAGTTGAAAACTATTCTGCGCGTTCTGCGTCAACTTTATCGCTGCGGTATTTACGAAGAGAATCAATTTTTCCCGACGAAGTGGATTAAGCAATTGTCAGAAGTGAAGAACTTGTCGAGTTCAGACTATCAGTGGATAGAGTGGTTTAAGCAACTCTCAGATGCTGAGTTCCTAACTCTAAGACCAAGAGGTGAAGGTGTTGAGGCAGAAGAAGTCTATTTAGAAGATGAAACTATTATTCAGCCTGAATTGTCCAGAAATCGATTAGAAGAGATGGATGAAACGCTTGAACCTTTTGGAGAAGAGTCAGATGCACTGATTAGGCTAGGCGATCGTGCATACGATTTGGGTAAGATCGACAGCGATAAAGTTCATTACCAACACCTCGCCATCAAAGCCTACAAAAAGGCATTAATCATCTACACACCCAGTCGCTTCCCAAGGGACTATGCCATGACACAACACAATCTGGGGAATGCCTACCAAGCTCTCGCAGATGTAGAGGACAAGAGAGATAACTGTAAAAAAGCGATTAAAGCCTATGAACAAGCCTTGAACATCAGAACACGCAAAGAAGTTCCAATGGACTATGCCAAAACCATGAACAACTTGGGGACTGCCTACCGAAATCTTGCTGAAGTCGAGAACAAGAGAGCTAACTGTGAAGAGGCAATTAAAGCCTACAGAGAAGCCCTCAAAATCAGAACCCGCAAAGAAGTTCCAATGGACTATGCCATGACCATGACCAACCTAGGGGCTGCCTACCGAACCCTCGCTGAAGTGGAGAACAAGAGAAAAAACTGTAAAAAGGCGATCGCTGCCTGCGAAGAGGCTCTCGAAATCAGAACCCGCAAAGAAGTCCCAAATGACTTTGCTAAAACCCACAATAACTTGGGAGCTGCCTACCGAACCCTTGCAGAGATAGAGAACAAAGGAAAGAACTGTAAAGAGGCGATTAAATCCTACCTACAAGCTCTCAAAATCAGAACATTTGATAAATTTCCCATATACTATGCTAATACCCAGAATAATCTAGGGGTTGCCTACCGAACCCTCGCAGAAGTGGAGGACAAAAGATGTAACTGTGAACGGGCGATTAAAGCCTACAAAAAAGCCTTCCGCGTCAGAAAATTTCCTGAGCTCGCGATGGACTATGCCCAGACCCAGAATAACTTGGGAGATGCCTACCGAACCCTTGCAGAAGTCGAGAACAACAAAGGTAACTGCGAACGGGCGATTGAAGCCTACTTAGAAGCCCTCAAAATCAGAACCATCGAAACAGTCCCGATGGACTATGCTCAGACCCAGAACAACTTGGGAGATGCCTACCGAACCTTTGCAGAAGTGGAGGACAAAAGAGGTAACTGTGAACGGGCGATTGAAGCCTACAGGAAAGCGTTGGAGGTTTTTGCCGTAGAGAAGATCCTAGAATCTTCTCAAACAGTGAACAATAAGATCCTAGAAATTAACTCCTTTTTGAGTTAA
- a CDS encoding AAA family ATPase: MSTFSNEFELLLRSRYPVIYIPTREEERAEVAIAHSAKNLGNRAVYIWDFVDGYQGNPNDLGFGKRNPLQALEFLEKLPASAPAIFILRDFQRFLEDISISRKLRNLARSLKSQPKNIVIISAQIAIPDDLGELLTVLEFALPTAAEIKIEVERLLMATGQPLEGRLLDEMVRSCQGLSIERIRRVLAKAIATRGELQPDDVELILEEKRQTIRQTQILDFYSAHENISDIGGLDNLKEWLLRRGGAFSEKARQYGLPHPRGLLLVGIQGTGKSLTAKAIAHHWHLPLLRLDVGRLFAGLVGESESRTRQMIQLAEALAPCVLWIDEIDKAFGGFDSKGDAGTTSRVFGTFITWLAEKTSPVFVVATANNIQSLPPEMLRKGRFDEIFFVGLPNQEERRAIFEVHLSRLRPQSLKNYDLERLAYETPDFSGAEIEQTLIEAMHIGFSQNRDFTTDDVLESASQMVPLARTAQEQIQFLQDWAAAGKARLASRYGGLSRRIQG; encoded by the coding sequence ATGTCCACTTTTAGTAACGAGTTTGAACTGCTACTGCGATCGCGCTATCCTGTAATTTACATTCCCACGCGGGAGGAAGAGCGGGCAGAAGTCGCGATCGCGCATTCTGCTAAAAATTTAGGAAACCGAGCCGTTTATATCTGGGATTTTGTCGATGGCTACCAAGGCAACCCCAACGATCTCGGCTTTGGCAAACGCAATCCTCTACAAGCTTTGGAATTTCTCGAAAAGCTGCCCGCCTCCGCTCCGGCAATCTTCATTTTACGGGACTTCCAACGATTTTTAGAAGATATTTCGATTTCCCGCAAGCTTCGCAATCTCGCCCGATCCCTGAAATCTCAACCTAAAAATATTGTCATTATTTCTGCTCAGATTGCTATTCCCGATGACCTGGGCGAATTATTGACAGTTTTAGAGTTTGCGCTGCCAACGGCTGCGGAAATCAAAATTGAGGTAGAACGCCTGTTAATGGCTACTGGACAGCCTCTAGAAGGGCGCTTGTTGGATGAAATGGTGCGTTCCTGCCAAGGACTTTCTATCGAAAGGATTCGGCGGGTGTTAGCGAAGGCGATCGCTACTCGCGGCGAACTTCAACCCGATGACGTAGAATTAATCTTAGAAGAAAAGCGCCAAACTATCCGCCAAACTCAAATTTTAGATTTCTACTCAGCCCATGAAAATATTTCAGACATCGGCGGTTTAGATAATCTCAAAGAATGGTTACTGCGACGCGGAGGCGCTTTTTCTGAAAAAGCCCGACAGTATGGTTTACCGCATCCGAGAGGATTACTGTTAGTAGGTATTCAGGGAACGGGCAAATCTCTAACGGCAAAAGCGATCGCCCACCATTGGCATTTACCCCTATTGCGATTGGATGTTGGCCGCCTATTTGCGGGATTAGTCGGCGAGTCGGAATCTCGCACTAGGCAAATGATTCAGTTAGCAGAAGCGCTTGCACCCTGCGTACTTTGGATCGATGAAATTGACAAAGCTTTTGGCGGTTTCGACAGTAAAGGAGATGCAGGAACAACTAGCAGGGTGTTCGGGACTTTTATTACTTGGTTAGCAGAAAAAACTTCTCCTGTTTTTGTCGTGGCTACTGCTAATAACATTCAGTCTTTACCGCCAGAAATGCTCAGAAAAGGTCGATTTGATGAGATATTTTTCGTGGGTTTGCCGAATCAAGAAGAGCGACGTGCTATTTTTGAAGTGCATTTATCTAGGCTGAGGCCACAGAGTTTAAAAAACTACGATCTAGAGCGCTTGGCTTATGAAACTCCCGATTTTTCCGGGGCGGAAATCGAGCAAACTTTGATTGAAGCAATGCACATTGGTTTTAGTCAAAATCGCGATTTTACTACAGATGATGTATTAGAATCTGCTAGTCAGATGGTTCCTTTAGCTAGAACCGCGCAAGAACAAATTCAATTTCTGCAAGATTGGGCCGCCGCCGGCAAAGCTCGCCTAGCTTCCCGATATGGCGGTTTAAGTCGTCGGATTCAGGGATAA
- a CDS encoding DUF2808 domain-containing protein, with the protein MRRLFSALAMTGFLLTGLPAISLGQGMPGFTIFGGPERQNQLSFRLDYGTVGMWDRYRLRIPAKKLPLAIAQLAISYPNYYKGEFDPKNIEVRVKGKAVPLQEVLWNKENNLIEIYPIEPIPAGNNVEIVLSNVKNPTNGGMYNFNARIRTPGDAPLLRYIGTWILSIQ; encoded by the coding sequence ATGCGGCGCTTATTTTCAGCTTTAGCAATGACAGGTTTCTTGTTGACAGGCTTACCTGCCATCAGCTTAGGGCAAGGGATGCCGGGATTCACCATCTTTGGCGGCCCGGAACGGCAGAATCAGTTGAGCTTCCGCTTGGACTACGGCACAGTCGGAATGTGGGATCGCTATCGCTTGCGGATTCCCGCCAAAAAACTGCCTTTAGCGATCGCACAATTAGCGATATCTTATCCCAACTACTACAAAGGTGAATTCGATCCCAAAAACATAGAAGTGCGCGTCAAAGGCAAAGCAGTCCCGCTGCAAGAGGTACTGTGGAATAAAGAAAATAACTTGATTGAAATTTATCCCATCGAACCAATTCCGGCGGGTAACAACGTTGAGATCGTACTCTCCAATGTCAAAAATCCTACTAATGGCGGGATGTACAATTTCAACGCTCGCATTCGCACCCCCGGCGACGCACCCTTACTTCGTTACATTGGCACTTGGATTTTGAGCATTCAGTAA
- a CDS encoding HNH endonuclease, translating into MKKPDNWNSLIDSFSDCNCPYAYIVGYYLSRFDRDAYQKLGFGNMTETHETIGSILEISSNTIKNFRDAFDPYHKNSRKGWWQRELWHFEKEIYQGFQAYSEKELYDLVCKILTNPKLNFEDIFDSDDVADDTLIFTDEVGEIELKRIFKEGAVSQVTVNSYERNNQARKKCIEYYGKNCFICRFDFEKVFGEIGKGFIHVHHLISLSEINQEYEVDPIQDLRPVCPNCHAMIHRKNPPFTLEEIKHLLNLNN; encoded by the coding sequence ATGAAAAAACCTGATAATTGGAATAGTCTTATAGATTCATTTAGTGATTGCAATTGTCCTTATGCTTATATAGTAGGTTATTATCTTTCAAGATTTGACAGGGATGCTTATCAAAAATTAGGTTTCGGTAATATGACTGAAACCCATGAAACAATAGGTTCTATACTTGAAATTTCATCTAATACAATTAAAAATTTTAGAGATGCTTTTGATCCTTATCATAAAAATAGCCGTAAAGGTTGGTGGCAGAGAGAGCTATGGCATTTTGAAAAAGAAATTTATCAAGGATTTCAAGCATATTCTGAAAAAGAACTATATGATTTAGTTTGTAAGATTTTAACTAACCCAAAACTGAATTTTGAAGATATTTTTGATTCTGACGATGTAGCAGATGATACATTAATATTTACTGATGAAGTTGGAGAAATAGAACTAAAAAGAATTTTCAAAGAAGGTGCTGTTAGTCAAGTAACAGTTAATTCTTATGAAAGAAATAATCAAGCTCGAAAAAAATGTATTGAATACTATGGAAAAAATTGTTTTATTTGTAGATTTGATTTTGAAAAAGTTTTTGGAGAAATAGGTAAAGGTTTCATTCATGTTCATCATTTAATCTCTTTATCTGAAATTAATCAAGAATATGAAGTTGATCCAATTCAAGATTTACGTCCCGTATGTCCTAACTGTCATGCAATGATACATAGAAAAAATCCTCCATTTACCCTAGAAGAAATTAAACATTTACTTAATCTAAATAATTAG
- a CDS encoding SH3 domain-containing protein, whose amino-acid sequence MSLSGLFKFIVGFLLAIVLLTGASVAAALYFAAKLSALPERPTFSNEAKTTQTAIAKPKLTAASNPEPASSDTPSPSPKPLEPGAYRAIVTQPIGLILRDSPTRDSNRIGGIAYKEKVVVVEETPDKQWQRVRIEQEDREGWVKGGNTEKTEE is encoded by the coding sequence ATGAGTTTATCTGGCTTATTCAAATTTATTGTCGGTTTTCTGTTAGCGATTGTGCTTCTGACTGGTGCGAGTGTGGCGGCTGCACTTTATTTTGCTGCTAAACTGAGTGCTCTACCTGAAAGACCGACATTCTCCAATGAGGCAAAAACGACCCAGACTGCGATCGCGAAGCCAAAGTTAACAGCAGCCTCAAATCCAGAACCCGCCTCTAGCGATACCCCCTCCCCTTCTCCGAAACCGCTAGAACCAGGCGCTTACCGCGCGATCGTGACTCAGCCTATTGGGTTGATTCTAAGGGATAGTCCGACGCGAGACTCAAACCGGATTGGGGGTATTGCTTATAAGGAAAAGGTAGTAGTTGTGGAAGAAACCCCTGATAAACAGTGGCAGCGGGTACGTATTGAACAGGAAGATCGCGAAGGTTGGGTAAAAGGCGGTAATACTGAGAAAACTGAGGAGTAA
- a CDS encoding HIRAN domain-containing protein has protein sequence MNKLKILFLAWQDPHSRSWFPIGKLTFDGTNYQFTYTQGAEEAQKKCNFQPLLSFPEVEKVYTSTYLFPVFANRLMPKNRPDYLSFIQWLNLSPHEQDSISILARTGGHRETDTLSVFPCPEPDSEGKYRLHFFLHGLRYLPQCTIERINRLQVGEELWLAHEFHNKHDPQALTLNTEDHYIVGYCPRYLNSEILALLSNSSLEKSRVEIVNQPPTPLQFRLLCNITAQCSNEFIPFSSREYQSPIALTFNS, from the coding sequence ATGAACAAATTGAAAATTCTATTTTTAGCTTGGCAAGACCCACATAGTCGATCCTGGTTCCCCATTGGTAAGCTCACATTCGACGGAACCAACTACCAATTTACCTACACCCAAGGCGCTGAAGAAGCTCAAAAAAAGTGCAATTTTCAGCCATTGCTCTCATTCCCCGAAGTAGAAAAAGTCTATACATCAACCTACTTGTTTCCCGTATTTGCTAATCGGTTAATGCCGAAAAATCGACCCGACTACTTAAGTTTTATTCAATGGCTTAATCTTTCCCCTCATGAACAGGATTCAATTAGTATCCTAGCCCGGACTGGGGGGCATAGAGAAACAGATACACTCTCCGTTTTCCCCTGTCCAGAACCAGATTCAGAAGGCAAATATAGACTACACTTTTTTTTACATGGACTAAGGTATTTACCACAATGTACAATTGAGAGAATTAACCGATTACAAGTAGGTGAAGAGTTGTGGTTAGCTCACGAATTTCACAACAAGCACGATCCTCAAGCATTAACTTTAAATACAGAAGATCACTACATTGTCGGGTATTGTCCGCGATATTTGAACAGTGAAATTTTGGCACTATTAAGTAATTCAAGTTTAGAAAAGTCGCGTGTAGAAATAGTTAATCAACCACCAACACCGCTTCAGTTTCGCCTACTGTGTAACATAACTGCTCAATGCTCTAATGAATTTATTCCTTTTTCAAGTCGTGAATATCAGTCTCCAATCGCTTTAACTTTCAATAGTTAA
- a CDS encoding GUN4 domain-containing protein, producing MDYLHTQLVLSSDVGANYQPLQELLNAKKFKEADQETSRIICSISNRDEKGWLKNEDILNFPCTDLRTICKVWEKYSEGKFGFSIQKHIYDSIGKDWDIFGEHVGWKVNNSWLKYSDLTFDINAPEGHLPCCPGWIRLGRAVNLRVLFRERNDYLL from the coding sequence ATGGATTATTTACACACTCAATTAGTCTTATCCTCTGATGTAGGAGCAAACTATCAACCTTTGCAAGAGCTTTTAAATGCTAAAAAATTTAAGGAGGCAGATCAAGAAACATCAAGAATTATATGCTCAATCAGCAATCGAGATGAGAAAGGCTGGCTCAAAAATGAGGATATCCTCAACTTTCCATGTACTGACTTACGAACCATTTGTAAAGTTTGGGAGAAATATAGCGAGGGAAAATTTGGTTTTAGTATTCAGAAACATATTTATGATAGCATAGGTAAAGATTGGGATATATTTGGAGAGCACGTTGGTTGGAAAGTGAATAATTCTTGGTTAAAATACTCGGATCTTACCTTTGATATAAATGCGCCGGAAGGACATCTTCCCTGTTGTCCAGGATGGATACGTTTGGGACGAGCGGTTAATCTTCGAGTTCTCTTTCGGGAGCGGAATGATTACCTGTTATAG
- a CDS encoding class I SAM-dependent methyltransferase: MKVYQKSLWKETYTSFDEFQKIIKNIYSDTQLEVLVLGCSDGKYVFPFLKEGYRVTAVDNDSIALYGGEVEFQGQNIKVEGLINNLKYEGYDNSQCKIVHQNYMDLKNDNLYHVVLTSCSWHYKKNFCYSFGEIIDKMQSFVEKDGLFLADYFMPIKEKHFLYEHYLKPGKILDFFKASEWKIILDLDVGIIEEAPHVFKDEWHQHHYGAFVAKKKEK, from the coding sequence ATGAAAGTTTATCAAAAAAGCTTATGGAAAGAAACATATACATCTTTTGATGAGTTTCAGAAAATCATCAAAAATATATATAGTGACACCCAACTGGAAGTGTTAGTTTTGGGATGTTCTGATGGAAAATATGTTTTTCCATTTCTTAAAGAAGGCTATCGAGTGACTGCGGTAGATAATGATTCTATAGCTCTTTATGGTGGAGAAGTAGAGTTCCAAGGGCAAAATATTAAGGTTGAAGGACTAATCAATAATTTGAAGTATGAGGGCTATGATAATTCACAATGTAAGATAGTACATCAAAATTACATGGATTTAAAAAATGACAATTTATATCATGTTGTTCTGACTAGCTGCTCTTGGCACTACAAAAAAAATTTCTGTTATTCTTTCGGAGAAATAATAGATAAAATGCAAAGTTTTGTTGAAAAAGATGGTTTATTTTTAGCTGATTATTTTATGCCAATAAAAGAGAAGCATTTTTTGTATGAGCATTATTTAAAACCAGGTAAAATTTTAGATTTTTTTAAGGCATCTGAATGGAAAATTATACTAGATTTAGATGTGGGAATTATTGAAGAAGCTCCTCATGTATTTAAAGATGAATGGCATCAACATCATTATGGAGCTTTTGTTGCTAAAAAAAAGGAGAAATAA
- a CDS encoding Jag family protein, whose amino-acid sequence MSENQIQRGQEWLEKLLSLSKITSNVIPSHQEDGYWLTIDDSSLTPAQIEILIGYEGMAIDAIQYLCNTIVNISEEQGEPTGYTIELNGYRLRRLKELQAIAERAAAQVRQTGEQFELKSLSSAERRQVHSLLSECDDLETYSIGQEPDRRLVVRLR is encoded by the coding sequence GAATCAAATACAGCGCGGACAGGAATGGTTAGAAAAACTACTCAGCCTGTCCAAGATTACCTCAAACGTCATCCCTAGCCATCAAGAAGATGGCTACTGGTTGACTATTGATGACAGTAGCCTGACACCAGCTCAGATTGAAATTCTAATCGGTTATGAGGGTATGGCAATCGATGCAATTCAATATTTATGTAACACCATTGTCAACATCTCTGAGGAGCAAGGTGAACCAACGGGTTACACAATTGAACTGAATGGCTATAGATTGCGTCGTCTCAAGGAATTGCAAGCGATCGCAGAAAGGGCAGCAGCACAAGTGCGGCAGACGGGAGAACAATTTGAACTCAAATCTCTTTCTTCTGCGGAACGTCGTCAAGTTCACAGCCTTTTGAGCGAATGCGACGATTTAGAAACTTATAGCATAGGACAAGAGCCAGACCGTCGCTTAGTCGTGCGGTTGCGCTGA
- a CDS encoding YceD family protein has product MDAIYIPHLLKKTEQKEEIQFEELLPDLETLTPVRGYLRVTHQGTYLDVRAKAETIVTLTCDRCLKQYNHRLAVNTSEMIWLDEAASSVESKAGEIEVDLEDLVETLSPNGYFEAGDWLYQQICLEMPLRKLCDSKCRGIQLTDVDKSQPLSDARWASLEALKKQLPG; this is encoded by the coding sequence ATGGATGCAATTTATATCCCCCATCTACTCAAAAAAACAGAGCAGAAAGAGGAAATTCAGTTTGAAGAGTTACTGCCGGATCTAGAAACTCTTACGCCTGTAAGAGGCTATTTACGAGTGACGCACCAAGGGACTTATCTGGATGTCAGGGCGAAGGCAGAAACAATTGTTACTCTCACCTGCGATCGATGTTTAAAACAATACAATCACCGTTTGGCAGTTAATACTTCGGAAATGATTTGGCTGGATGAAGCAGCAAGTTCAGTAGAGTCAAAAGCGGGAGAAATCGAAGTCGATTTAGAAGATTTGGTAGAAACTCTATCTCCTAACGGCTATTTTGAGGCGGGAGATTGGCTATATCAGCAAATATGTCTGGAAATGCCACTGAGAAAGTTGTGTGACTCTAAGTGCCGGGGCATTCAACTCACAGATGTCGATAAATCGCAACCTTTGTCTGATGCTCGATGGGCTTCTTTAGAAGCTCTGAAAAAGCAATTACCTGGATAA
- a CDS encoding TauD/TfdA family dioxygenase: MLISPCHLISKANMLQNSIDFLNRVTLRVLSTWKMNYHDKQRFFNIFNQFGFVILEHNPPCEHQCIKQNLLFLSDFFGTVKQHKRSNKDGISIITPLEGYPDYIATTNKAHLLHTDGTFEQDAPKIVALQCEIPSKEGGLSQIIQAESIYEYLSKNDPQGLQKCFMTDAFTIVRHDQTATKPIFKREKQRILMEFRSDSTAFIQIKLELKETFKLIKEYINNPKNQFIFKLQANQILITDNTRILHGRTSFPDYEVRKLNRLWFNGESKYSHLIRLGFLAKTF, translated from the coding sequence ATGCTTATAAGTCCTTGCCATTTAATTAGTAAAGCTAATATGCTTCAGAATTCAATTGACTTTTTAAATAGAGTTACTTTAAGAGTTTTGTCTACATGGAAAATGAATTATCATGACAAACAAAGATTCTTTAACATATTTAATCAGTTTGGTTTTGTAATTCTGGAACACAACCCTCCTTGTGAACATCAATGTATAAAACAAAATTTACTATTTTTATCTGATTTTTTTGGAACCGTAAAACAGCATAAAAGATCAAATAAAGATGGTATTAGTATTATTACGCCTTTAGAGGGTTATCCAGACTATATTGCTACGACTAATAAAGCGCATCTGCTTCATACAGATGGAACTTTTGAACAAGATGCTCCTAAGATAGTTGCTTTACAGTGTGAAATTCCTTCAAAAGAAGGCGGATTATCCCAAATTATTCAAGCAGAATCCATCTATGAATACTTATCTAAGAATGATCCTCAAGGATTACAAAAATGCTTTATGACTGATGCTTTCACTATAGTCAGACACGATCAAACAGCAACAAAACCCATATTTAAGCGAGAGAAACAAAGAATTTTAATGGAATTTAGATCAGACTCGACTGCTTTTATCCAAATTAAACTAGAGCTTAAGGAGACCTTTAAATTAATTAAGGAGTATATTAACAATCCGAAAAATCAATTTATATTTAAGCTTCAAGCTAATCAGATCCTTATAACTGACAATACAAGAATATTGCATGGTAGAACATCTTTTCCTGACTATGAAGTTCGTAAGCTAAATCGATTGTGGTTTAATGGAGAGTCAAAATATTCTCACCTGATAAGGTTAGGATTTTTAGCAAAAACTTTTTAA